A stretch of DNA from Terriglobales bacterium:
GGCGTTTACGTTGCCGGATTTCCTGAACTACATCCTCGCTGGTGGGACGACCTCGATCACCTTCGTCGCGATTTACACACGCTACCTTGCCAATAACGACGAAGAAAGTGCCGACAAAACATTCTCAGTCATTGTCACCGTGATGTCTGCCGTACTAGTCGTGGGAATCGTGCTGGCGACCATATTTGCGCCACAGATCGTGCGCGTCATTTTTCCCGACTTCACGGCCGAACAAGCACAACTCTGTGTCCACCTCACGCGCATCCTGCTTCCGGCGCAGCTCTTCTTTTACGTTGGCGGTGTGATTTCGGCGGTACTTCAGTCGCACCGGATGTTCCTGTTCCCGTCGTTGAGCCCCATCATCTATAACGTCGGTATCATCCTTGGAGGAATCCTCCTCTCGCGCCAGTTCGGCATTGCCTCACTGGCAATCGGAGCCGTCGCTGGAGCCGTGCTGGGGCCATTTCTGATCAACGCGTTGGCGGCCCGCCGGACTTCCATCAAATTTGCCCTAAATTTCGACATCGGTGATCCCGGATTTCGTGAGTGGATACGAAAGACGATCCCACTGATGCTCGGTGTCTCGCTGGTCACGGCCGACGATTGGATTCTGCGCTACTTCGCCTCTGGCGGTGCAGGCGACATTACGCGACTGAACTATGCGAAACGGTTGTTCATGGTGCCGATGGCCGTGCTCGGGCAAGCTGCGGGAGCGGCTTCGCTTCCATTTTTCGCGCGGTTATTCAATGAGAAGCGTATTGAGGAGTTCTCGCGGTCGGTGAGCGACTCCGTGTATCGCATTTCGGCTGCCTCGTTCCTGATTTCTGCGTGGATGTTCGCGACGGCGCTGCCGGTCATCGACCTCGTCTACCGTCGCGGACGCTTCACCTTCGCCGACGCCCGCGAAACCGCCGTTTTCTTTCTTTGGTTCGGACTGTCACTGGCCTTCTGGTCAGCGCAGGCAATCTACTCGCGGGCATTCTATGCGGCAGGCGACACGCTCACACCCATGATCGCAACGTCCGTCATCACCGTCGCGGTCGTTCCGGTGTACTGGGCACTGTTTCACGGACTCGGAATCGTGGGCCTGGCCATTGCCTCCGATATTGGCATCCTCATGAACACCCTGGTGTTTGCCTTCATGCTGAGCCGGGCTGGAACAGTCCCGCTCAGCGCATTGCGCTGGAAGGAACTCGGCAAGGCATTGCTGACGGCGGTGATTGCCGGCGGACTCAGCTACCAGGTAGCCAATGTGATTCAACTCGACGGATCGCGGGTTCGTGACCTTGAGCGGCTGGCTCTCGCCACATTGACTTGGGGCGCAGCGGTAGCGGCAGGCCTTTGGATCACCCGCTCGGAACTGCCCATGGCCCTTCGGAGGCGAAAGACCGCTTAGGCTTTCCGGTGACGGAAGACTCGAGGGAAAAAAGAGCTACTTCACCATCCGCATCTTCGACCAGTCATAGGGAAACTTGCGGCCGCAGTCCAGGCACACCACGTAGTGGCTTGGCGCTGAATCGACTACGTCCCAATCACCGCTCGCTTTGGCGGTTTTCACCGACGAGGAGGCCGTGAAGGGTTGTGTAGTTCTGCGATGCCGGCAAGACAGGGAGAGAATACTAAGCAACTTCTGAACCATAGGGGACCTACAGACGGATGCATACGGGTGCCGCGAACGGCACCCGTGCTCCCGAACAAGAAAGACTCGTCCGCGTTACCGCGCGGCTGCGGTGGCTTCCGCCGTATCCTTCGCTTCGCCGTTGGGCTTGCGATCGGCCGATTGGCCGGGCTTGCGGATATCGATGCCGCCCTTGAAGAAGGCGCCATCTTCGATCGAGATACGCTGGGCAACGACATCGCCCGTCAGCGAGCCTTCCGTACGGATGTCCACGCGATCGCTCGCGGCCAGATTACCGCGAACCTTGCCGAGTACGACGATCTCACGAGCCGAAATATTGGCGTTCACCACGCCGTTGCGTCCGACGGTGACGCGGTTGCCGGAGAGGTTAATGGAACCTTCCACGCGGCCATCGATATAAAGCGATTCGGATCCGGTGACTTCGCCCTTGATCACAAGCGATTTGCCGATGGTGGCCTGATCGGCGGTGTTCAGGGTGGCGTTGCGGGGTGCGGTGACGGGCGTGGGTTCGTTCACGGTCGTCGGGGTTGGCGTCGGACGCTGCGGCTCCGGCGTGTGCTGGCTAGGTTGCTGCTGATTGGTGGGCTTCCACATTTACTTCTACATCCTTTCTTGCGGGGGATAGGTATTTTGTATCGCACACGAATGACCAAACATTTCCTCAGCCTCCGCGTAACCAGCGCGTTCGTGAGTCACTGAATCTAAAGGCGAGTTTCTGGATTGTCGTTGTGTCGCGATCTCGTGGCGATACCGGCGCCACGAAAACTTTCCTCAACCATGCAAATTGTGCTGGTCACGCTCAGTACGATATATCCGAAGAAGTACCTATACAAGCCAGCTTCATTCCCTAGTACTGTGGATAAGGTGAAATTCCGTCCAGGGCGTGTCATTTCCGCTGGCTCTCGTTCGACATACTGGTGAGGAGTTAAAACCTACATGTCGAAGATCAGTCCGTTTTTGTGGTTCAACAACGAGGCCGAGGAGGCCGCCCGCTTCTATACCTCCATTTTCAAGAACTCGAAGATCACAAAAATCAGCCGCTATGGCGACTCCGCCCCGATGCCGAAGGGGACCGTCATGGTGGTGGAGTTTGAAATGAACGGGCAGACGTTCATGGCGCTCAACG
This window harbors:
- the murJ gene encoding murein biosynthesis integral membrane protein MurJ, which produces MSTPAPSGLMQRVLRVLRPSHQHSAFSATLLLMSTVMLSRIIGYIREAYIAWAFGAGLQTDAYVAAFTLPDFLNYILAGGTTSITFVAIYTRYLANNDEESADKTFSVIVTVMSAVLVVGIVLATIFAPQIVRVIFPDFTAEQAQLCVHLTRILLPAQLFFYVGGVISAVLQSHRMFLFPSLSPIIYNVGIILGGILLSRQFGIASLAIGAVAGAVLGPFLINALAARRTSIKFALNFDIGDPGFREWIRKTIPLMLGVSLVTADDWILRYFASGGAGDITRLNYAKRLFMVPMAVLGQAAGAASLPFFARLFNEKRIEEFSRSVSDSVYRISAASFLISAWMFATALPVIDLVYRRGRFTFADARETAVFFLWFGLSLAFWSAQAIYSRAFYAAGDTLTPMIATSVITVAVVPVYWALFHGLGIVGLAIASDIGILMNTLVFAFMLSRAGTVPLSALRWKELGKALLTAVIAGGLSYQVANVIQLDGSRVRDLERLALATLTWGAAVAAGLWITRSELPMALRRRKTA
- a CDS encoding polymer-forming cytoskeletal protein, with the translated sequence MWKPTNQQQPSQHTPEPQRPTPTPTTVNEPTPVTAPRNATLNTADQATIGKSLVIKGEVTGSESLYIDGRVEGSINLSGNRVTVGRNGVVNANISAREIVVLGKVRGNLAASDRVDIRTEGSLTGDVVAQRISIEDGAFFKGGIDIRKPGQSADRKPNGEAKDTAEATAAAR